In Elaeis guineensis isolate ETL-2024a chromosome 1, EG11, whole genome shotgun sequence, a genomic segment contains:
- the LOC105039274 gene encoding ACT domain-containing protein DS12, chloroplastic, with translation MAVAMASGSLAACPGLKPADKCSPSIRSYYSHRSFRLVVPVPSRVRLPSFVTARIPKATSQTAVEDGSSNETDTVPTPKVIIDQDSDPDATIVEITFGDRLGALLDTMKALKNLGLNVNKANVYLDSSGKHNKFAITKASTGRKIDDPELLEAIRLTIINNMLQYHPESSSQLAMGATFGVEPPKQIDVDIATHIDIYDDGPDRSLLVVETADRPGLLVDLVKIITDINITVQSGEFDTEGLLAKAKFHVSYRGKAIIKPLQQVLANSLRYFLRRPTTEEASF, from the exons ATGGCGGTCGCCATGGCTTCTGGTAGCCTCGCAGCTTGCCCTGGTTTGAAGCCGGCCGACAAATGCTCGCCATCCATTCGGTCCTATTATTCCCATCGTAGCTTCCGCCTGGTGGTTCCGGTTCCATCCAGGGTCAG ATTGCCATCTTTCGTAACTGCGAGGATCCCTAAAGCTACGTCGCAAACTGCTGTTGAG GATGGGAGTTCTAATGAGACTGATACAGTTCCTACTCCCAAAGTGATAATAGATCAGGACTCAGATCCAGATGCAACTATTGTGGAGATTACATTTGGTGATCGCCTTGGGGCTCTTCTTGACACA ATGAAAGCACTAAAGAATCTAGGGCTCAACGTCAACAAGGCTAATGTATATTTGGATTCTTCTGGAAAGCACAACAAGTTTGCAATAACTAAAGC GTCTACCGGCCGTAAAATTGATGATCCAGAATTGCTAGAAGCAATACGCTTGACAATTATTAACAACATGCTCCAGTATCATCCG GAGTCTAGCAGCCAATTGGCTATGGGAGCAACTTTTGGAGTTGAGCCGCCTAAGCAG ATTGATGTGGATATTGCAACCCATATAGATATTTATGATGATGGCCCTGATCGGAG CTTGCTTGTGGTGGAGACAGCAGACCGTCCTGGGTTGCTGGTTGACCTGGTTAAGATCATCACTGACATAAACATAACTGTCCAATCAGGAGAGTTTGACACTGAG GGGTTGTTGGCCAAGGCAAAGTTCCATGTCAGCTATAGGGGCAAAGCAATTATCAAGCCTCTGCAACAG GTTCTTGCTAATAGTTTGCGTTATTTCTTGAGGAGGCCAACAACGGAGGAGGCAAGTTTTTAG
- the LOC105039275 gene encoding uncharacterized protein has protein sequence MAAERAWEATPPPVIGKAGSYTVFLTPPATPNPSEAPRSPVPSPGSNPSSGPRKVAPLPPKSPPSPPPPSPVQVPPLNFEKPRTESSGSAFGFFWDAVAKVQDVHSRLDEYLANVLGLDQSKYQWALNDYYENKGAVKESGKAKGLVTKQQVV, from the exons ATGGCGGCCGAGCGGGCGTGGGAGGCGACGCCGCCGCCGGTCATCGGAAAAGCCGGGAGCTACACGGTCTTCCTGACCCCTCCGGCGACGCCAAATCCCTCCGAGGCCCCGAGATCCCCAGTTCCCAGCCCTGGGTCTAATCCTAGCTCCGGCCCTCGAAAGGTCGCTCCTTTGCCTCCCAAGtctcctccctcccctcctcctccttctcccgTGCAGGTTCCCCCGCTGAATTTCGAGAAGCCGCGTACCGAGTCGTCGGGCTCCGCGTTCGGGTTCTTCTGGGACGCGGTCGCCAAAGTCCAAGATG TGCATTCGCGCTTGGATGAGTACTTGGCAAATGTGTTGGGGCTGGATCAGTCGAAGTATCAGTGGGCTTTGAACGATTACTACGAAAACAAAGGAGCG GTAAAGGAAAGTGGCAAAGCAAAAGGACTTGTTACCAAACAGCAAGTTGTGTAA